GCTCGCCATACCGCGTGCCGATTGCCCGCCTTGCTGCGGCGCAAGCAACGCTGCGCCGGCATCAGCAGATAAGGTGAAAAGACGCCTGCGGTCGTGCGAGGATAACATCTTTGCCTCCGTTGCGTCGGGATCGCACATAGTTAGCTTTATGTCTTGAGGCTGGACAGGGGCCTATTTGGATCCTATTTGGGATCTTGGCTTGGCTCCTTTATGAGCTTTGAGCGATTTCTTTTGCCGCAAAATATTTGGCCTGCAGCCACTGCCCACAGGCAAAACCGGAACTTTTACGGCATTCACAATAATTTCAGCAAATTTCGCGTATTTTTCCATAAATTCAATAATTATTACAACAAAATCTCAAAATTCGATAAAATATCCGGCGCAAATAGCAGCCTTGGCCCCTCCCCCATGCCTTTTGCACAATCGGGAGGGGCCTTTTCAAAGTCAGGATACCCCAATGTCCAGCGTCTATCTTCAAGGCGTCCTCATCGGCCTTGCCATCGCAGCACCGGTTGGCCCCATTGCGTTGCTCTGCATCCGGCGCACGCTCAGAGACGGCTGGCTCATGGGCATTGCAACGGGCATGGGGGCTGCGACCGCCGACGGGATGTATGGCATCATCACCGCAACAGGTCTGGCGATTTCCGGTGTGCTGGTCAGTCATGGTGACTGGATGCGGCTCGGCGGCGGATTACTGATCCTCTATTTGGGTGTGACGACGTTTTTGCGTGGCTTTGAAAAGCAACCCCATGATCCGGCTGCAGCTCCCTCTGCGCGCGCTCCCCTCAAGGCCTACGCCACGACTTTCCTGCTTACGGTTTCCAACCCTGCGACGATCATCGCCTTTGTCGGCATGATTTCCGGCCTTTCAAAAGGCGCAGAAAGCGGGCCGCACGCAGCTTACTGGCTGGTGTTCGGCGTGTTCAGCGGCTCGGCCCTGTGGTGGCTCATTCTGGTTGGCTTCACATCACTGGTGCGTGAGCGGGTGTCTGACCGGTTCATGCAGGCGGTCGATTTTGTCTCTGGCGGCATCCTCTCTCTATGGGGCATCATGCTCATGTGGGAGAGTGCCAAGCTCTGGCTTTAAGTATAATCTACGCCTAACGTCTGTATGGCTAGCTCGGACTCTTATGCTAAGCGATAGGAAACCTCTTGCCCAGCAACCCGAGCCACCGGACCGATGAATAATCCCACCGTGCCCAAAAGTGAACCAGACTTGAGCCTCGCCACTATCCGTGAAGGGGGCAAGAAGGCGTTGGCGCGTGCGCTCAGCACCATCGAAGCAAAGGAAGACAGCCTCGCTGTCGCCATGCTACTGGATGAAGCCGCCAAGAATGCTTGCGCTCATGTGGTCGGGCTCACCGGCCCGCCGGGGGTTGGCAAATCCACGCTGACCAACTGCCTCATCCGCCATTGGCGTCGTAATGGTGAGCGCGTCGGTGTCATTGCCGTGGACCCCTCATCCCGTTTTTCCATGGGCGCCTTGTTGGGAGACAGGACCCGGCTGGACACGGACCCCAGCGACAAGGACGTGTTTGTCCGCTCCATGGCGGCGCGTGATCGCCTGGGTGGTCTGTCTCACGAAGCGGTCGCAGCTATCGTTCTCATGCGCGCCTTGTTCGACCGGGTTCTGGTGGAAAGTGTCGGCATCGGACAATCAGAAGCCGACATCGCCTTCGCCACAGATACTGTCGTGCTGTGCATCCAGCCAGGCTCCGGCGACAGTCTGCAATTCATGAAAGCTGGCGTCATGGAGCTGCCAGACATCATCGTTGTAACCAAGTCGGATATGGGCAAGCCGGCCCTGCGTGCAAAGGCCGATGTCGAGGGTGCCTTGTCGCTGACAGCTCGTAAAAACAGACAATGGTCGGCGCCCGTTTTGCTCGTATCAGCTCTTGACGATACAGGGTTACAAC
This window of the uncultured Cohaesibacter sp. genome carries:
- a CDS encoding LysE family transporter, with translation MSSVYLQGVLIGLAIAAPVGPIALLCIRRTLRDGWLMGIATGMGAATADGMYGIITATGLAISGVLVSHGDWMRLGGGLLILYLGVTTFLRGFEKQPHDPAAAPSARAPLKAYATTFLLTVSNPATIIAFVGMISGLSKGAESGPHAAYWLVFGVFSGSALWWLILVGFTSLVRERVSDRFMQAVDFVSGGILSLWGIMLMWESAKLWL
- a CDS encoding GTP-binding protein, translating into MNNPTVPKSEPDLSLATIREGGKKALARALSTIEAKEDSLAVAMLLDEAAKNACAHVVGLTGPPGVGKSTLTNCLIRHWRRNGERVGVIAVDPSSRFSMGALLGDRTRLDTDPSDKDVFVRSMAARDRLGGLSHEAVAAIVLMRALFDRVLVESVGIGQSEADIAFATDTVVLCIQPGSGDSLQFMKAGVMELPDIIVVTKSDMGKPALRAKADVEGALSLTARKNRQWSAPVLLVSALDDTGLQQLIAEIDKHRGSILENDHFLSLRQDQTLVWLLDRIRRKFGEIGLAQVDAANEIKRAGGPFMAEHHISRELTNRLRNAIRVK